In the genome of Pseudomonas sp. HS6, one region contains:
- a CDS encoding PA3496 family putative envelope integrity protein: protein MAQPYEERNSAAKTRRQQEDQRRMEFRRAIEDRFELRQLQAEIGDFPEDINHWQAAPSASRRSAQPAR from the coding sequence ATGGCTCAGCCTTACGAAGAACGCAACAGCGCCGCGAAAACCCGTCGTCAGCAGGAAGACCAGCGCCGCATGGAATTTCGCCGCGCTATCGAAGATCGCTTCGAACTCCGCCAGCTTCAGGCCGAAATCGGCGATTTCCCCGAGGACATCAATCACTGGCAGGCAGCGCCTTCAGCTTCCCGTCGAAGCGCTCAACCAGCGCGCTGA
- the hexR gene encoding transcriptional regulator HexR: protein MNLLQHIAQSRHLLRKSELKVADHVLLDPAAVMHSSMADLAHSVGISEPTIVRFCRAIGCSGFQDLKLKLAQSLAAGASFGQFAIHEDDSVADYSLKIFDTTLHTLMEVREKLDPLELQRAVTLMSQAQRVEFYGFGASGAVAADAQHKFFRLLLTAAAYSDPHMQAMSAVTLKPTDVAICISQSGRSKDLLITANLVRESGASLITLCPSQTPLAELSTVNLAIDVHEDTEIYTPLTSRIAHLVVIDVLAMGVAMARGPSLVNHLKSVKRSLRSLRLSPKSVKALDD, encoded by the coding sequence TTGAATCTGCTGCAACACATCGCCCAGTCACGTCACCTGCTACGCAAGTCGGAGCTCAAGGTCGCCGACCACGTGCTGCTTGACCCTGCGGCAGTGATGCACAGTTCCATGGCCGACCTGGCCCACAGCGTCGGCATCAGTGAGCCGACCATCGTGCGCTTCTGCCGGGCCATCGGTTGTTCCGGTTTTCAGGATCTGAAACTCAAACTCGCGCAAAGCCTCGCGGCCGGCGCCAGTTTTGGTCAGTTCGCGATCCATGAAGACGATTCCGTCGCCGACTACAGCCTGAAGATTTTCGACACCACCCTGCATACGCTGATGGAGGTTCGCGAGAAGCTCGATCCTCTGGAATTGCAGCGAGCGGTGACGCTGATGTCCCAGGCCCAGCGCGTCGAATTCTATGGTTTTGGTGCGTCGGGCGCAGTGGCGGCAGATGCGCAGCACAAGTTTTTCCGTCTGCTGCTGACTGCTGCGGCGTATTCCGACCCGCACATGCAGGCGATGTCGGCGGTGACGCTGAAGCCGACCGACGTGGCGATCTGCATTTCCCAGTCCGGCCGTTCCAAAGACCTGCTGATTACCGCCAACCTCGTGCGCGAGAGCGGTGCATCGCTGATCACCTTGTGCCCGAGCCAGACACCGCTGGCCGAGCTGTCGACCGTCAACCTGGCGATCGATGTTCACGAAGACACCGAAATCTACACGCCGCTGACCTCGCGTATCGCTCACCTGGTGGTGATCGACGTGCTGGCAATGGGCGTGGCCATGGCGCGCGGGCCGAGCCTGGTCAACCACCTCAAGAGCGTCAAGCGCAGCCTGCGCAGCTTGCGCTTGTCACCAAAATCGGTGAAAGCGCTGGATGACTGA
- the uvrD gene encoding DNA helicase II, producing MRDDLSLLLNSLNDAQRQAVAAPVGRQLVLAGAGSGKTRVLVHRIAWLIQIENASPHSILSVTFTNKAAAEMRHRIEQLLGINPAGMWVGTFHGLAHRLLRAHWQEAGLSQTFQILDSDDQQRLVKRVIRELGLDEQRWPARQAQWFINGQKDEGLRPQHIQASGDLYLATMRGIYEAYEAACLRAGVIDFSELLLRALDLWRDHPGLLAHYQKRFRHILVDEFQDTNAVQYAWLRLLGKGGDSLMVVGDDDQSIYGWRGAKIENIHQYSSDFPDSVTIRLEQNYRSTAGILKAANALIANNTGRLGKELWTDGGDGEAINLYAAFNEHDEARYVVETIESALKTGLARSDIAILYRSNAQSRVLEEALLRERIPYRIYGGQRFFERAEIKNAMAYLRLLEGRGNDAALERVINVPARGIGEKTVEAIREHARHSDVSMWEAMRQLVANKGLTGRAAGALGAFIELIENLAAKCAEMPLHLMTQTVIEQSGLIAYHEAEKGEKGQARVENLEELVSAARNFENTEEDEDLTPLAAFLGHASLEAGDTQADEHEDSIQLMTLHSAKGLEFPYVFLVGMEEGLFPHKMSLEEPGRLEEERRLAYVGITRAMQNLVMTYAETRRLYGSETYNKVSRFVREVPKGLIQEVRLSNSVSRPFGGNQSMSGSNLFSGAEIPETGLSLGQAVRHSIFGDGVILNFEGAGAQARVQVNFSEGSKWLMLGYAKLEAI from the coding sequence ATGCGCGATGATCTCTCCCTTCTGCTGAACTCCCTCAACGATGCCCAACGCCAGGCCGTAGCGGCTCCCGTTGGTCGTCAATTGGTCCTGGCCGGTGCCGGCTCCGGCAAAACCCGAGTGCTGGTGCACCGTATCGCCTGGTTGATCCAGATCGAAAACGCCTCGCCCCACTCGATCCTGTCCGTGACCTTCACCAATAAGGCTGCTGCCGAGATGCGTCACCGCATCGAGCAATTGCTGGGGATCAACCCGGCCGGCATGTGGGTCGGCACCTTCCACGGCCTGGCGCACCGCTTGTTGCGGGCGCACTGGCAGGAAGCCGGGCTGAGCCAGACCTTCCAGATTCTCGACAGCGATGACCAGCAACGCCTGGTCAAACGGGTGATCCGCGAGCTGGGGCTGGACGAACAGCGCTGGCCGGCCCGTCAGGCCCAATGGTTCATCAACGGGCAGAAAGACGAAGGTCTGCGCCCGCAACACATTCAGGCCAGCGGTGATCTGTACCTGGCCACCATGCGCGGCATCTATGAAGCCTACGAGGCTGCCTGCCTGCGCGCCGGCGTCATCGACTTCTCCGAATTGCTGCTGCGCGCCCTCGACCTGTGGCGCGACCATCCGGGCCTGCTGGCGCATTACCAAAAGCGTTTCCGCCACATTCTGGTGGACGAGTTCCAGGACACCAACGCCGTGCAGTACGCCTGGTTGCGTCTGCTGGGCAAGGGCGGCGACAGCCTGATGGTGGTTGGCGACGACGACCAGTCGATCTACGGCTGGCGCGGCGCGAAAATCGAGAACATTCATCAGTACTCTTCCGACTTCCCGGATTCGGTGACCATTCGTCTGGAGCAGAACTACCGCTCCACCGCCGGCATCCTGAAAGCCGCCAACGCCCTGATCGCCAACAATACCGGGCGCCTGGGCAAGGAACTGTGGACCGACGGCGGCGACGGCGAAGCGATCAACCTGTACGCCGCGTTCAACGAACACGATGAGGCTCGCTACGTTGTCGAAACCATCGAAAGCGCGCTGAAAACCGGCCTGGCTCGCAGCGATATCGCAATTCTCTACCGCTCCAACGCCCAATCACGCGTTCTGGAAGAAGCCTTGCTGCGCGAACGCATTCCGTACCGTATCTATGGCGGCCAGCGCTTCTTCGAACGGGCGGAAATCAAGAACGCCATGGCCTACCTGCGTTTGCTGGAAGGTCGCGGCAATGATGCAGCGCTGGAACGGGTCATCAACGTCCCTGCCCGCGGCATCGGTGAGAAAACCGTCGAAGCGATTCGCGAGCATGCCCGTCACAGCGATGTGTCGATGTGGGAAGCCATGCGCCAACTGGTAGCCAATAAAGGCCTCACCGGTCGCGCAGCGGGCGCCCTCGGCGCATTTATCGAGCTGATCGAGAACCTCGCCGCCAAGTGCGCCGAGATGCCGTTGCACCTGATGACTCAGACCGTCATCGAGCAATCCGGCCTGATCGCTTACCACGAAGCGGAAAAAGGCGAGAAAGGCCAGGCCCGGGTGGAAAACCTTGAGGAACTGGTCAGCGCCGCGCGCAATTTCGAGAACACCGAAGAAGACGAAGACCTGACGCCACTGGCGGCGTTCCTCGGCCACGCTTCGCTGGAGGCCGGCGACACCCAGGCCGACGAGCACGAAGACAGCATTCAGTTGATGACCCTGCACAGCGCCAAGGGCCTGGAATTCCCTTACGTGTTCCTGGTGGGCATGGAAGAAGGCCTGTTCCCGCACAAGATGAGCCTGGAAGAGCCGGGACGCCTTGAAGAAGAACGGCGCCTGGCCTATGTCGGCATCACCCGGGCGATGCAGAACCTGGTGATGACCTACGCTGAAACCCGACGTTTGTACGGCAGCGAAACCTACAACAAGGTGTCGCGATTCGTACGGGAAGTGCCGAAAGGCCTGATTCAGGAAGTGCGCCTGTCGAACAGCGTCAGCCGACCGTTCGGCGGCAACCAGTCGATGAGCGGCAGCAACCTGTTCAGCGGTGCCGAGATCCCGGAAACCGGCCTCAGCCTCGGCCAGGCCGTGCGGCACTCGATCTTTGGCGACGGCGTGATCCTCAACTTCGAGGGCGCCGGCGCCCAGGCGCGGGTTCAGGTGAACTTCAGCGAAGGCAGCAAGTGGCTGATGCTGGGTTACGCGAAGCTGGAAGCGATCTAA
- a CDS encoding LysR family transcriptional regulator, with protein MRKSLMRMTLRQLQIFNEVCDLRSYSRAAEEMSLTQPAVSLQIRQLEELIGQPLFDYVGKKLYMTEAAEALQRASRDIFGRLENLDMQLSDMQGSLQGQLKLAVESSAKYFVPHLFAAFKRQHPEVNLQLTVVNRGQVIRRLSDNRDDLVIMSMVPQDMGLEFLPFLNNPIVAAARPDHPLAHMGPLRLQDLEPYTLLIREPGSGTRLACEEYFKEKRVHFTQTQEVASAEAQRECVLAGLGLALLTRHALNLELATGGLVELPVEELPLLRSWCLVQAKAKRLSPVAHAFLAFIRSERVQISALVERFDGKLKALPASD; from the coding sequence ATGCGTAAGTCCTTGATGCGTATGACATTGCGTCAATTGCAGATCTTCAACGAAGTGTGTGATTTACGCTCCTACAGCCGCGCAGCCGAGGAAATGTCTCTCACACAACCGGCCGTCAGCCTACAGATTCGTCAGCTCGAAGAGCTGATCGGGCAGCCGCTGTTCGATTACGTCGGCAAAAAACTCTACATGACCGAGGCCGCCGAAGCACTCCAGCGCGCCAGCCGCGACATCTTCGGCCGCTTGGAAAACCTCGACATGCAGCTGTCGGACATGCAGGGCTCGCTGCAGGGTCAGTTGAAACTGGCGGTGGAATCCAGCGCCAAATACTTCGTGCCGCACCTGTTTGCAGCGTTCAAGCGCCAGCATCCGGAAGTGAACCTGCAACTGACGGTGGTCAACCGCGGCCAGGTGATCCGCCGGCTCTCCGACAACCGCGACGACCTGGTGATCATGTCGATGGTGCCGCAGGACATGGGCCTGGAATTTCTCCCCTTCCTCAACAACCCTATTGTGGCGGCCGCCCGACCGGACCATCCCTTGGCACACATGGGTCCGCTGCGTTTGCAGGATCTGGAGCCCTACACACTGCTGATTCGTGAACCTGGCTCGGGAACACGACTGGCTTGCGAAGAGTATTTCAAAGAGAAGCGCGTGCACTTCACCCAGACCCAGGAAGTGGCGTCGGCTGAAGCTCAGCGTGAATGCGTATTGGCGGGTCTGGGCCTGGCGCTGCTGACGCGCCATGCCCTGAACCTGGAGCTGGCGACCGGCGGCCTGGTGGAGTTGCCGGTCGAAGAGTTACCGCTGTTGCGCAGTTGGTGCCTGGTGCAAGCCAAGGCCAAACGGCTGTCGCCGGTGGCCCACGCCTTCCTGGCGTTTATCCGCAGCGAACGGGTGCAGATCAGCGCGCTGGTTGAGCGCTTCGACGGGAAGCTGAAGGCGCTGCCTGCCAGTGATTGA
- a CDS encoding GGDEF domain-containing phosphodiesterase: MTLSFDLSGPSVEPRVIRKHYATQMAVERTRLLYQGSLLPTLFMLINGLVCAGLLWSPQRYFVVSVWMVWLLSLVALRVIQVAAFDSAIPDRQAQPIWGRMFLLGSTMTGLTLAGAGIALVPADNFMQQAWVFGLIGAATLSASVAYAVSIPAFLSFTLPCLLPAIGYLFWGGDEQARGWGWLGLILLGSLTVVAWQVNRLIDRGLLRRFQNQHLIEHLQQAQSRSEQLNQELAKEIEHRRCAEGKLREAQVELEDRVAQRSRELDAANQALSKSEARLALALKASELGLWDWNLQTDEVHHTQIQELFGLDPEYVTGLLRHLRPRLHPEDVPPLKRALIEHLKGRTEDYQIEYRVRHGDGHWVWIEDRGRAVERDDSGRVIRMVGTRRDISVSKSLEAQQQLAATVFEAASEGIVILDPNYSLIAINQAFSRVTGYDIDDMLGRNVVELPCSRDARRHYVAIRHALEQHGSWQGELVETRKNGELYPQWLQLNAVRDSRGNVSHIVGFFADLSARRESEERMRYLTHYDELTGLANRSLFRERLHEAHQRVRQGGRRSLALLHINLDRFKLLNDSLGHEIADQLLQRMSRRLVSALPEADTIARLSGDEFAVLFDAYGNLSSLARVATRLSAKLRLPLTVEGHELVVSASMGISMLPDNAREISALVSQSNMAMQHAKHLGGNNFQFYTDSLQASTLERLQLENQLRKAIEEKQLNVFYQPKLCLATGLLNAAEALVRWDHPTMGRVPPGDFIGLAEETGLIGPIGEFVLRQACWQACEWQRQGLEPIRVSVNLSVHQLRQGKLVSLVRQVLEETGLAPHYLELELTESQLLDSVEHIIATFQQLRDLGVKLAIDDFGTGYSSLSYLKRIPVDYVKIDQAFIRGLGEGSEDAAITRAIIAMAHGLSLKVVAEGVERPEQLEFLKAEGCDEVQGYLISRPVEAAGLAGLLLQQETPR; this comes from the coding sequence ATGACCCTCAGCTTCGACCTGTCGGGCCCCTCTGTGGAGCCTCGGGTAATCCGCAAGCATTACGCCACCCAGATGGCGGTCGAGCGCACGCGCCTTCTTTATCAGGGTTCGCTGTTGCCCACCCTGTTCATGTTGATCAATGGTCTGGTCTGCGCCGGTCTGCTCTGGAGTCCGCAGCGCTACTTCGTGGTCAGCGTCTGGATGGTGTGGCTGCTGTCGCTGGTGGCGCTGCGGGTGATTCAGGTCGCGGCTTTCGACTCGGCGATCCCCGATCGCCAGGCCCAGCCGATCTGGGGCCGGATGTTCCTGCTCGGTTCGACCATGACCGGCCTGACCCTGGCCGGCGCCGGTATCGCGTTGGTTCCGGCAGACAACTTCATGCAGCAGGCCTGGGTGTTCGGCCTGATCGGTGCCGCGACCCTGTCGGCCAGCGTGGCTTACGCCGTGAGCATCCCGGCCTTTCTTTCCTTTACCTTGCCGTGCCTGCTGCCGGCCATCGGCTATCTTTTTTGGGGCGGTGACGAGCAGGCGCGAGGTTGGGGCTGGCTCGGATTGATTCTGCTCGGCTCCCTGACCGTGGTGGCGTGGCAGGTCAATCGATTGATCGATCGCGGCTTGCTTCGCCGCTTCCAGAATCAGCACCTGATCGAACACCTGCAACAGGCGCAATCTCGCAGTGAACAGCTCAATCAGGAGTTGGCGAAAGAAATCGAGCACCGCCGTTGTGCCGAAGGCAAATTGCGTGAAGCCCAGGTCGAACTGGAGGACCGGGTGGCCCAGCGCAGCCGTGAACTGGACGCCGCCAATCAGGCCCTGAGCAAAAGCGAAGCGCGCTTGGCGCTGGCGTTGAAAGCCAGTGAGCTGGGGCTGTGGGACTGGAACCTGCAGACCGATGAAGTTCACCACACGCAGATTCAGGAATTGTTCGGCCTTGACCCGGAATACGTCACCGGGCTGCTCAGGCATTTGCGGCCCCGTTTGCACCCGGAAGATGTGCCGCCGCTCAAACGGGCGTTGATAGAGCACCTGAAGGGGCGCACCGAGGATTATCAGATCGAGTACCGCGTGCGCCATGGCGACGGCCACTGGGTCTGGATCGAAGACCGCGGGCGCGCGGTGGAGCGCGACGACAGCGGGCGGGTGATCCGCATGGTCGGCACCCGGCGCGATATCAGCGTCAGCAAAAGCCTGGAGGCCCAGCAGCAATTGGCCGCGACGGTGTTCGAAGCCGCCAGCGAAGGTATCGTGATCCTTGACCCGAACTATTCGCTGATCGCCATCAATCAGGCCTTCAGCCGGGTCACCGGTTACGACATCGACGACATGCTCGGGCGCAATGTCGTCGAATTGCCATGCAGTCGCGATGCCCGCCGACATTACGTCGCCATCCGCCACGCGCTGGAGCAGCACGGCAGTTGGCAGGGCGAACTAGTGGAGACTCGTAAGAACGGCGAGCTGTACCCGCAATGGCTGCAATTGAATGCGGTGCGCGACAGTCGGGGAAATGTCAGTCATATCGTTGGCTTCTTCGCCGATCTGTCGGCGCGCCGCGAATCCGAAGAGCGCATGCGCTACCTGACCCATTACGACGAGCTCACGGGGCTGGCCAACCGTTCGCTGTTCCGCGAGCGGCTGCATGAAGCGCATCAGCGGGTGCGGCAGGGCGGGCGCCGGAGTCTGGCGCTGCTGCATATCAATCTGGATCGCTTCAAGCTGCTCAACGACAGCCTGGGCCATGAAATTGCCGACCAGTTGCTGCAAAGGATGTCGCGGCGTCTGGTCAGTGCCTTGCCGGAAGCGGACACCATCGCTCGATTGTCCGGCGATGAATTCGCGGTGCTGTTCGATGCCTATGGCAACCTGTCGAGTCTGGCGCGGGTTGCCACACGGCTGTCGGCCAAGCTGCGTCTGCCGCTGACGGTGGAGGGGCATGAACTGGTGGTCAGCGCTTCGATGGGCATCAGCATGCTGCCGGACAACGCCCGGGAGATTTCCGCGCTGGTCAGCCAGTCGAACATGGCCATGCAGCATGCCAAGCATCTGGGCGGCAACAACTTCCAGTTCTATACCGACAGCCTGCAGGCCAGCACGCTGGAGCGTTTGCAACTGGAAAACCAACTGCGCAAAGCCATTGAGGAAAAGCAGCTCAACGTCTTCTATCAACCGAAACTGTGTCTGGCGACCGGCCTTCTCAACGCCGCCGAAGCGCTGGTGCGCTGGGATCACCCGACCATGGGCCGCGTGCCTCCGGGGGATTTCATCGGCCTGGCGGAGGAGACGGGGCTGATCGGGCCGATCGGCGAGTTTGTACTGCGTCAGGCCTGTTGGCAGGCCTGCGAATGGCAGCGTCAGGGGCTGGAGCCGATCCGGGTCTCAGTGAACCTCTCGGTGCATCAATTGCGTCAGGGCAAGCTGGTCAGTCTGGTGCGTCAGGTGCTGGAAGAAACCGGTCTGGCGCCGCACTACCTCGAACTGGAACTGACCGAAAGCCAGTTGCTCGACAGCGTCGAACACATCATCGCCACTTTCCAGCAGTTGCGGGATCTGGGGGTGAAACTGGCGATCGACGACTTCGGCACCGGGTATTCATCGCTGAGCTATCTGAAACGGATTCCGGTGGACTACGTGAAGATCGATCAGGCCTTTATTCGCGGATTGGGCGAGGGCAGCGAAGATGCGGCGATCACCCGGGCGATCATTGCAATGGCTCATGGGTTGTCGCTGAAAGTGGTGGCCGAGGGCGTTGAGCGGCCGGAGCAGCTTGAGTTCTTGAAGGCCGAAGGCTGCGACGAGGTGCAGGGGTATCTGATCAGCCGTCCGGTGGAGGCTGCCGGTCTGGCCGGGTTGTTGCTCCAGCAGGAAACTCCCCGGTAA
- a CDS encoding EamA family transporter, giving the protein MGSGFFSSWTFWALLSATFAALTAIFAKIGIENVNSDFATLLRTIVVLVSLALILYATGQYQSLGSISAKSYLFLLLSGLGTGASWLCYFRALKVGPASLVAPVDKLSVVLVAVLGVILLGEKLDLRQWGGIGLITAGVVMLAFRR; this is encoded by the coding sequence ATGGGCTCTGGCTTCTTTTCCTCCTGGACATTCTGGGCCCTGCTCTCGGCCACCTTCGCCGCGCTGACGGCAATCTTCGCCAAGATCGGCATCGAAAACGTCAACTCAGACTTCGCCACCCTCCTGCGCACCATCGTGGTACTCGTCAGTCTGGCCTTGATTTTGTACGCCACGGGCCAATATCAGTCCTTGGGATCGATCTCTGCCAAAAGCTATCTGTTCCTGCTGCTGTCGGGGCTGGGTACCGGGGCTTCGTGGCTGTGCTACTTCCGCGCATTGAAAGTCGGGCCGGCCTCGCTGGTCGCTCCGGTAGACAAGCTCAGCGTGGTGCTGGTGGCGGTGCTCGGTGTGATTCTGCTGGGCGAGAAACTCGACCTGCGCCAATGGGGCGGCATCGGCCTGATTACGGCTGGCGTGGTGATGTTGGCGTTTCGACGCTGA
- the oadA gene encoding sodium-extruding oxaloacetate decarboxylase subunit alpha, with translation MTKKIFVTDTILRDAHQSLLATRMRTEDMLPICDKLDKVGYWSLECWGGATFDACVRFLKEDPWERLRQLRAALPNTRLQMLLRGQNLLGYRHYSDDVVKAFVAKAAVNGIDVFRIFDAMNDVRNLRVAIEAVKAAGKHAQGTIAYTTSPVHTIDAFVAQAKQMEAMGCDSVAIKDMAGLLTPYATGELVRALKAEQSLPVFIHSHDTAGLATMCQLKAIENGADHIDTAISSFASGTSHPGTESMVAALKGTEFDTGLNLELLQEIGLYFYAVRKKYHQFESEFTAVDTRVQVNQVPGGMISNLANQLKEQGALNRMGEVLAEIPRVREDLGFPPLVTPTSQIVGTQAFFNVLAGERYKTITNEVKLYLQGGYGKAPGTVNEKLRRQAIGSEEVIDVRPADLLKPEMTKLRADIGALAKSEEDVLTFAMFPDIGRKFLEERAAGTLTPEVLLPIPEAGKVASAGGEGVPTEFVIDVHGETYRVDITGVGVKAEGKRHFYLSIDGMPEEVVFEPLNEFVGGGSSKRKQASAPGHVSTTMPGNIVDVLVKEGDTVKAGQAVLITEAMKMETEVQSAIAGKVTAIHVAKGDRVNPGEILIEIEG, from the coding sequence ATGACTAAAAAGATTTTCGTAACCGACACCATCCTGCGCGACGCCCACCAATCGCTGCTCGCCACCCGCATGCGCACCGAAGACATGCTGCCGATCTGCGACAAACTGGACAAAGTCGGCTACTGGTCGCTGGAGTGCTGGGGCGGCGCGACCTTCGACGCCTGCGTGCGCTTCCTGAAAGAAGACCCGTGGGAGCGCTTGCGCCAACTGCGCGCTGCGCTACCCAACACCCGTCTGCAAATGCTCCTGCGCGGCCAGAACCTGCTGGGCTACCGCCACTACAGCGATGACGTGGTCAAGGCGTTCGTCGCCAAGGCAGCGGTCAACGGCATCGACGTGTTCCGCATCTTCGACGCGATGAACGACGTGCGTAACCTGCGCGTGGCCATCGAAGCGGTGAAGGCTGCCGGCAAACACGCACAGGGCACCATTGCCTACACCACCAGCCCGGTGCACACCATCGACGCGTTCGTCGCCCAGGCCAAGCAAATGGAAGCCATGGGTTGCGACTCGGTGGCGATCAAGGACATGGCCGGTCTGCTGACCCCATACGCGACCGGTGAACTGGTACGTGCACTGAAAGCCGAACAGTCGCTGCCGGTGTTCATCCATTCCCATGACACCGCTGGCCTGGCAACCATGTGTCAGCTCAAGGCCATTGAAAACGGTGCCGACCACATCGACACCGCGATCTCCAGCTTCGCTTCCGGTACCAGTCACCCTGGCACCGAATCCATGGTCGCTGCACTCAAAGGCACCGAGTTCGACACTGGCCTGAATCTGGAGCTGCTGCAAGAGATCGGCCTGTACTTCTACGCCGTGCGCAAGAAATACCACCAGTTCGAAAGCGAGTTCACCGCCGTCGATACCCGTGTTCAAGTCAACCAGGTTCCGGGCGGGATGATTTCCAACCTGGCCAACCAGTTGAAAGAGCAGGGCGCTCTCAACCGCATGGGCGAAGTGCTGGCGGAAATCCCGCGCGTGCGTGAAGACCTCGGCTTCCCGCCGTTGGTGACCCCGACTTCGCAGATCGTCGGCACCCAGGCGTTCTTCAACGTGCTGGCCGGCGAGCGCTACAAGACCATCACCAACGAGGTGAAGCTCTACCTGCAAGGCGGCTACGGCAAGGCACCGGGCACGGTGAACGAGAAGCTCCGTCGTCAGGCCATCGGTAGCGAGGAAGTGATAGACGTTCGTCCGGCCGACCTGCTCAAGCCGGAAATGACCAAACTGCGTGCCGATATCGGCGCACTGGCCAAGTCCGAAGAGGACGTGCTGACGTTCGCCATGTTCCCGGACATCGGCCGCAAGTTCCTCGAAGAACGTGCCGCCGGCACCCTCACCCCGGAAGTGCTGCTGCCGATCCCGGAAGCGGGAAAGGTGGCTTCGGCCGGCGGCGAAGGTGTACCGACCGAGTTCGTCATCGACGTTCACGGCGAAACCTATCGCGTGGACATCACCGGTGTCGGCGTGAAGGCTGAAGGCAAGCGTCACTTCTACCTGTCCATCGACGGCATGCCGGAAGAAGTGGTGTTCGAGCCGCTCAACGAATTCGTCGGCGGCGGCAGCAGCAAGCGCAAGCAGGCCTCGGCACCGGGCCACGTCAGCACCACCATGCCGGGCAACATCGTCGATGTGCTGGTCAAGGAAGGCGACACCGTCAAGGCTGGCCAGGCCGTGCTGATCACCGAAGCGATGAAGATGGAAACCGAAGTCCAGTCCGCCATTGCCGGCAAGGTCACCGCCATTCACGTTGCCAAGGGCGACCGGGTGAACCCGGGCGAAATCCTGATCGAGATCGAAGGCTGA
- a CDS encoding acetyl-CoA carboxylase biotin carboxylase subunit, with protein MITKILIANRGEIAVRIVRACAEMGIRSVAIFSDADRHALHVKRADEAHSIGAEPLAGYLNPRKLVNLAVETGCDALHPGYGFLSENAELADICAERGIKFIGPSAEVIRRMGDKTEARRSMIKAGVPVTPGTEGNVADIAEALAEGDRIGYPVMLKATSGGGGRGIRRCNSREELEQNFPRVISEATKAFGSAEVFLEKCIVNPKHIEAQILGDSFGNVVHLFERDCSIQRRNQKLIEIAPSPQLTPEQRAYIGDLSVRAAKAVGYENAGTVEFLLAEGEVYFMEMNTRVQVEHTITEEITGIDIVREQIRIASGLPLSVKQEDIQHRGFALQFRINAEDPKNNFLPSFGKITRYYAPGGPGVRTDTAIYTGYTIPPFYDSMCLKLVVWALTWEEAMDRGLRALDDMRLQGVKTTAAYYQEILRNPEFRSGQFNTSFVESHPELTNYSIKRKPEELALAIAAAIAAHAGL; from the coding sequence GTGATAACAAAGATCCTGATCGCCAACCGTGGTGAGATTGCCGTACGAATCGTGCGTGCCTGCGCCGAGATGGGCATTCGCTCGGTTGCGATTTTTTCCGACGCCGACCGGCATGCCTTGCATGTGAAGCGTGCGGACGAGGCCCACAGCATTGGTGCCGAGCCGCTGGCCGGTTACCTGAACCCGCGCAAGCTGGTGAATCTGGCCGTGGAAACCGGCTGCGATGCACTGCACCCCGGCTACGGTTTCCTCTCGGAAAACGCCGAGCTGGCAGATATCTGCGCCGAACGCGGTATCAAATTCATTGGCCCGTCGGCGGAAGTCATCCGCCGCATGGGCGACAAGACCGAAGCGCGCCGCAGCATGATCAAGGCTGGCGTACCGGTCACGCCGGGCACCGAAGGCAACGTGGCCGACATCGCCGAAGCGTTGGCCGAAGGCGACCGTATCGGCTATCCGGTGATGCTCAAGGCTACCTCCGGTGGCGGCGGTCGCGGTATCCGTCGCTGCAACAGCCGTGAAGAACTCGAACAGAACTTCCCCCGGGTCATTTCCGAAGCCACCAAGGCCTTCGGCTCGGCAGAAGTGTTCCTGGAAAAATGCATCGTCAATCCGAAGCACATCGAAGCGCAGATCCTCGGCGACAGCTTCGGCAACGTAGTGCACCTGTTCGAGCGTGACTGCTCGATCCAGCGTCGCAACCAGAAGCTGATCGAAATCGCCCCGAGCCCGCAACTGACCCCGGAACAGCGCGCCTACATCGGTGACCTGTCGGTGCGTGCCGCCAAGGCCGTGGGTTACGAGAACGCCGGCACCGTGGAGTTCCTGCTCGCCGAGGGCGAGGTGTACTTCATGGAGATGAACACCCGGGTGCAGGTGGAACACACCATCACCGAAGAAATCACCGGGATCGACATCGTTCGGGAACAGATCCGCATCGCTTCCGGCCTGCCGCTGTCGGTGAAGCAGGAAGACATCCAGCATCGCGGTTTTGCCCTGCAATTCCGGATCAACGCCGAAGACCCGAAGAACAACTTCCTGCCGAGCTTCGGCAAGATCACACGCTACTACGCCCCCGGCGGCCCGGGTGTACGCACTGACACGGCGATCTACACCGGCTACACCATTCCGCCGTTCTACGACTCGATGTGCCTGAAACTGGTTGTGTGGGCACTGACCTGGGAAGAGGCCATGGACCGTGGCCTGCGAGCCCTCGACGACATGCGTCTGCAAGGGGTCAAGACCACTGCCGCGTACTACCAGGAAATCCTGCGCAACCCGGAATTCCGTAGCGGCCAGTTCAATACCAGCTTCGTCGAAAGCCATCCTGAGCTGACCAACTACTCGATCAAGCGCAAACCCGAAGAGCTGGCCCTGGCCATCGCCGCCGCCATCGCCGCCCACGCAGGCCTGTGA